One region of Syngnathus scovelli strain Florida chromosome 15, RoL_Ssco_1.2, whole genome shotgun sequence genomic DNA includes:
- the LOC125982574 gene encoding interferon regulatory factor 1 isoform X1: MPVSRMKMRPWLEKMIESGSIEGLAWIDAEKTMFSIPWKHAAHRGWDKAKDASLFKMWAIHTGKYNEGGSDAKTWKANFRCAMNSLPDIEEVKNKSINKGQLAMRVFRMLPPKQKAKQHKAKSRKQVKMAEEDTDYSDTQSPPDLSRLHDDREFTQENIVDSTMRMDSQGDESRTRSVSDDLQPWRTSFGDIPPFGLGNDLSFGFEHRFQVSPERSPEFENEIVEICQQLERDEQFLKNSSSRTIPQCSKTLLSPGTSPGSQWSDSSAEDVDEHSLHPQYITLNSDINLLPLAVDESWSNFGGFHSGLNGGHSLDFLSLSTLMM; this comes from the exons ATGCCGGTGTCTAGAATGAAGATGCGTCCGTGGCTGGAGAAAATGATCGAGTCTGGAAGCATCGAAGGTCTGGCCTGGATTGATGCGGAGAAGACCATGTTCTCCATTCCTTGGAAGCACGCAGCTCACCGCGGCTGGGACAAGGCCAAGGACGCTAGCCTGTTTAAGATGTGGGCCATCCACACAG GGAAATACAATGAGGGTGGTAGCGACGCCAAGACCTGGAAAGCCAACTTCCGTTGCGCCATGAACTCGTTGCCTGACATTGAGGAGGTGAAGAACAAGAGCATCAATAAGGGCCAGTTGGCCATGCGAGTCTTTCGGATGCTGCCCCCGAAACAGAAAG CCAAACAACACAAAGCAAAGTCCAGGAAGCAG GTCAAAATGGCGGAAGAGGACACAGACTACAGCGATACCCAGTCGCCGCCCGACTTGTCTCGGCTGCACGACGACCGGGAGTTCACTCAGGAGAACATAGTGGACAGCACAATGCGCATGGACTCGCAAGGCGACGAGTCGCGGACAAGGAGTGTGTCGGATGACCTGCAGCCATGGAGGACTTCCTTTGGTGATATTCCTCCGTTTGGATTGGGGAACGACCTGTCCTTCGGCTTCGAACACCGATTCCAAGTTTCGCCCGAGCGTAGCCCTG AGTTCGAAAACGAAATCGTGGAG atttgccagcAACTGGAAAGAGACGAACAATTCCTCAAGAACAGTTCCTCAAGAACAATTCCTCAATGCAGCAAGACACTCCTGAGCCCGGGCACCAGTCCGGGAAGCCAGTGGAGCGATTCTTCAG CCGAGGACGTAGACGAACATTCGCTGCACCCTCAGTACATCACGCTCAACTCAGACATCAACTTGCTGCCGCTGGCGGTGGATGAGTCCTGGAGCAACTTCGGCGGCTTCCATTCTGGACTGAACGGTGGTCATTCATTGGACTTTTTAAGCCTCTCGACGTTAATGATGTGA
- the LOC125981905 gene encoding uncharacterized protein gives MFTRNPRRKADTPMKAPLAYGRGSLKSRKHQAIPEHEPLGNTVEQSDYARISSRHVQFKSKFQPRSTNSIWPQSSPPPSSAAGEAETGHDILGQARPSPLQTGLTPIANSSDSSDHDDIWDFTSSSSVPSPEIFRDDSDTSTFDFSGEADPLDTQQDMPQPCSSTLLSSNHAENIVRHQPPNVSAILVNCSADKPLEGTSLKSAIAKRPISYRKAQTFKTPLVPSRPREKPNFSPPMFFQYSDREEFFRQVRERADRLKSFRLSLRPSVP, from the exons ATGTTTACAAGGAATCCCCGCCGCAAGGCAGACACACCTATGAAGGCGCCTCTGGCATACG GTCGGGGAAGCCTGAAATCAAGAAAGCACCAAGCAATACCAGAACATGAGCCTCTAGGCAACACCGTTGAACAAAGTGATTACGCACGG ATCAGTAGTAGGCATGTGCAATTCAAATCCAAGTTTCAGCCAAGATCCACCAACAGCATCTGGCCTCAATcgtcaccaccaccatcatcagcAGCAGGAGAAGCTGAGACCGGCCATGACATTTTGGGTCAAGCGAGGCCAAGCCCACTTCAAACAGGGCTGACACCAATTGCGAACTCAAGTGACTCCTCAGATCACGATGACATCTGGGACTTCACATCCTCCAGCAGTGTTCCTTCCCCAGAGATCTTCAGGGATGACAGTGATA CTAGTACCTTTGATTTCTCCGGGGAAGCCGACCCGCTGGACACGCAGCAGGACATGCCGCAGCCTTGCTCCTCCACCTTGCTGAGCAGCAACCACGCCGAGAACATTGTCAGACACCAGCCTCCCAATGTCTCCGCCATCCTCG TCAACTGCTCTGCAGACAAACCCTTGGAGGGGACATCCTTGAAA TCTGCCATCGCCAAGAGGCCCATATCCTACAGGAAGGCACAAACCTTCAAAACTCCTCTGGTTCCCTCAAGGCCGCGCGAGAAGCCGAATTTCTCTCCACCCATGTTTTTCCAATACTCCGACAGGGAGGAGTTCTTTCGGCAAGTCCGCGAACGTGCCGACCGACTCAAAAGTTTTCGCCTGTCTTTACGAccctctgtcccgtga
- the rfxap gene encoding regulatory factor X-associated protein, which translates to MSDDEASVRTDASKAILLTKDGQRYIVGDSRSVDSRDVITLIPMEAADLMDLDDADEESDVHDASDPRDGAASPEELNDDDASEGDGAAPKQCTYDGCTETTTQVAKQRKPWMCKKHRNKMYKDKYKKKKSDQAMSTNKIDDNCEERPVSVNKQRLGAMGDRPARPSLIEQVLNQKRLSLLRSPEVIHFLQQQQHILAVQSRSLTLQHNFSGC; encoded by the exons ATGAGCGATGACGAGGCTTCAGTCCGCACGGACGCCTCCAAGGCCATCCTGCTCACCAAGGACGGCCAGCGCTACATCGTGGGTGACAGCCGCTCGGTGGACAGCCGCGACGTGATCACCCTCATCCCCATGGAGGCCGCCGACCTCATGGACCTGGACGacgccgacgaggagagtgacgTGCACGACGCGTCCGACCCGCGGGACGGCGCCGCCAGCCCGGAGGAGCTGAACGACGACGACGCGTCGGAGGGCGACGGCGCCGCGCCCAAGCAGTGCACCTACGACGGCTGCACCGAAACCACTACGCAGGTGGCCAAGCAGCGCAAGCCCTGGATGTGCAAGAAGCACCGCAACAAGATGTACAAGGACAagtacaagaagaagaagagcgaCCAGGCCATGTCTACCAACAAAATTGAC GACAACTGTGAGGAACGTCCCGTGTCTGTCAACAAGCAGCGTCTGGGGGCAATGGGAGACCGGCCGGCCAGACCCTCTCTCATCGAGCAGGTGCTCAACCAAAAAAGGCTG TCACTGCTGAGGAGTCCTGAGGTGATCCACttcctgcagcagcagcagcacatcctGGCGGTGCAGAGTCGAAGCCTGACGTTGCAGCACAACTTCAGCGGATGCTGA
- the LOC125982574 gene encoding interferon regulatory factor 1 isoform X2, producing the protein MPVSRMKMRPWLEKMIESGSIEGLAWIDAEKTMFSIPWKHAAHRGWDKAKDASLFKMWAIHTGKYNEGGSDAKTWKANFRCAMNSLPDIEEVKNKSINKGQLAMRVFRMLPPKQKAKQHKAKSRKQVKMAEEDTDYSDTQSPPDLSRLHDDREFTQENIVDSTMRMDSQGDESRTRSVSDDLQPWRTSFGDIPPFGLGNDLSFGFEHRFQVSPERSPEFENEIVEICQQLERDEQFLKNSSSRTIPQCSKTLLSPGTSPGSQWSDSSGPDCAPRSLLFEQPRT; encoded by the exons ATGCCGGTGTCTAGAATGAAGATGCGTCCGTGGCTGGAGAAAATGATCGAGTCTGGAAGCATCGAAGGTCTGGCCTGGATTGATGCGGAGAAGACCATGTTCTCCATTCCTTGGAAGCACGCAGCTCACCGCGGCTGGGACAAGGCCAAGGACGCTAGCCTGTTTAAGATGTGGGCCATCCACACAG GGAAATACAATGAGGGTGGTAGCGACGCCAAGACCTGGAAAGCCAACTTCCGTTGCGCCATGAACTCGTTGCCTGACATTGAGGAGGTGAAGAACAAGAGCATCAATAAGGGCCAGTTGGCCATGCGAGTCTTTCGGATGCTGCCCCCGAAACAGAAAG CCAAACAACACAAAGCAAAGTCCAGGAAGCAG GTCAAAATGGCGGAAGAGGACACAGACTACAGCGATACCCAGTCGCCGCCCGACTTGTCTCGGCTGCACGACGACCGGGAGTTCACTCAGGAGAACATAGTGGACAGCACAATGCGCATGGACTCGCAAGGCGACGAGTCGCGGACAAGGAGTGTGTCGGATGACCTGCAGCCATGGAGGACTTCCTTTGGTGATATTCCTCCGTTTGGATTGGGGAACGACCTGTCCTTCGGCTTCGAACACCGATTCCAAGTTTCGCCCGAGCGTAGCCCTG AGTTCGAAAACGAAATCGTGGAG atttgccagcAACTGGAAAGAGACGAACAATTCCTCAAGAACAGTTCCTCAAGAACAATTCCTCAATGCAGCAAGACACTCCTGAGCCCGGGCACCAGTCCGGGAAGCCAGTGGAGCGATTCTTCAG GTCCTGACTGTGCGCCCCGCTCCCTCTTGTTTGAACAGCCGAGGACGTAG
- the LOC125981886 gene encoding long-chain-fatty-acid--CoA ligase 6, with translation MLAFVLVSGSLWILLELSSTLMEKMQGQEMLSGLRVPDMAELGHFFSSLPTSTLLGIGALAAVLAYWLATRPRPVKPPCNLLHQSEEVPRQDGGRRSMMGDASQLLTHYHDDARTMYEVFQRGLHISGDGPCLGSRLPNQPYKWLSYKEVTSRAEHLGSGLLHQGCKASPDQFIGVFAQNRPEWIISELACYTYSMVVVPLYDTLGPDAIRFIINTADISTVICDKVDKAQVLLANVERAETPALRRIILMDALDAVLVERGRGCGVHVQAMLEVEALGRDNHRKPLPPSPQDLSIVCFTSGTTGNPKGVMLTHGNVVADFSGFLKVTDKVIFPNQDDCLISFLPLAHMFERLIESVVYCHGGRIGFYQGDIRLLPDDMKALRPTIFPVVPRLLNRMYDKIFSQANTPLKRWLLNFAAQRKGAEVSSGIIRSDSIWDKIFFSKIQASLGGRLRMIITGAAPTSPTVLGFLRAALGCQVYEAYGQTECTAGCTFTTPGDWTPGHVGAPLPCNLIKLVDVPEKNYFTAKGEGEVCVKGPNVFKGYLKDPERTAETLDPDGWLHTGDIGKWLPNGTLKIVDRKKHIFKLAQGEYISPEKIENIYIRSEPVAQLYVHGDSLQSCLVGIVVPDPEVMPTWAKKKGILGTYKDLCKNTELKKAILEDLVRLGKAGSLHSFEQVKNIYIHSEMFSIQNGLLTPTLKAKRPELREFFKEKIEQLYSTISM, from the exons ATGCTCGCCTTCGTGCTGGTGTCCGGCTCGCTGTGGATCCTCTTGG AGCTGAGTTCGACGCTGATGGAGAAGATGCAGGGCCAGGAGATGCTAAGTGGTCTGAGGGTGCCGGACATGGCGGAGCTGGGCCACTTCTTCAGCTCGCTGCCCACATCCACGCTGTTGGGAATCGGCGCTCTCGCCGCTGTGCTGGCCTACTGGCTGGCCACCAGGCCTCGCCCCGTCAAACCGCCGTGTAATCTCTTGCACCAGTCCGAGGAGGTGCCG CGCCAAGATGGCGGTCGTAGGTCCATGATGGGTGACGCTTCCCAGCTGCTGACTCATTACCACGACGACGCGAGGACAATGTACGAGGTCTTCCAGCGAGGCCTTCATATATCAG GCGACGGGCCTTGCCTGGGCTCTCGACTCCCCAACCAGCCTTACAAATGGCTGTCCTACAAAGAG GTCACGTCCCGGGCCGAGCATCTGGGATCGGGCCTGCTACACCAGGGATGCAAGGCCAGTCCAGACCAGTTCATCGGGGTCTTTGCTCAGAACCGGCCTGAG TGGATCATCTCGGAGCTTGCGTGCTACACGTACTCCATGGTGGTGGTGCCCCTTTATGACACGCTGGGTCCCGACGCCATACGTTTCATCATCAACACGG CCGACATCTCGACGGTTATCTGTGACAAGGTGGACAAAGCTCAAGTGCTGCTAGCCAACGTGGAGCGCGCGGAAACGCCGGCCTTGCGCCGCATCATTCTCATGGATGCCCTGGACGCCGTCCTGGTTGAGCGCGGACGCGGTTGCGGTGTGCACGTGCAAGCCATGCTAGAAGTGGAG GCGCTGGGCAGAGATAACCATCGAAAACCTTTA CCGCCCTCACCGCAGGACCTTTCTATTGTGTGCTTCACCAGTGGAACAACAG GAAACCCGAAGGGGGTGATGCTCACTCACGGGAACGTGGTGGCCGATTTCTCTGGCTTTCTCAAAGTGACAGAC AAAGtgatttttcccaaccaggacgATTGCCTCATTTCCTTCCTACCACTGGCTCACATGTTCGAGAGGCTCATCGAG TCGGTGGTCTACTGCCACGGGGGGCGCATTGGATTCTACCAAGGCGACATCCGCTTGCTGCCTGATGATATGAAGGCCCTGCGGCCCACCATTTTCCCCGTGGTGCCCCGCCTGCTCAACCGCATGTACGACAAG ATCTTCAGCCAGGCCAACACCCCGTTGAAGCGCTGGCTTCTCAACTTTGCCGCCCAGAGAAAAGGCGCCGAAGTCAGCAGCGGCATCATTCGGAGTGACAGTATTTGGGACAAGATTTTCTTCAGTAAGATTCAG GCCAGCCTGGGCGGCAGATTGAGGATGATCATAACCGGGGCAGCTCCCACATCGCCCACTGTGTTGGGGTTCCTCAGGGCAGCTTTAGGATGCCAG GTTTACGAGGCGTACGGGCAGACGGAGTGCACGGCTGGTTGCACCTTCACCACGCCGGGGGACTGGACGCCAG GTCACGTCGGCGCTCCGCTGCCTTGCAACCTCATCAAGCTGGTGGATGTTCCGGAGAAGAACTACTTTACCGCCAAAGGAGAGGGTGAG GTTTGCGTGAAGGGACCAAATGTGTTCAAGGGCTACCTCAAAGACCCCGAGCGGACCGCCGAGACACTGGACCCGGACGGCTGGCTCCACACCGGCGACATCGGCAAATGGCTGCCC aACGGCACCCTGAAGATCGTGGACAGGAAGAAGCACATCTTCAAACTGGCCCAGGGCGAGTACATCTCTCCCGAGAAGATCGAGAACATCTATATCCGGAGCGAACCCGTGGCGCAGCTTTACGTGCACGGAGACAGCCTCCAG TCCTGCCTGGTGGGGATTGTGGTGCCCGACCCGGAAGTCATGCCCACGTGGGCCAAGAAGAAAGGCATCTTAGGCACCTACAAGGACCTGTGTAAAAACACA GAACTTAAGAAGGCCATCCTTGAGGATCTGGTGCGTCTGGGCAAGGCCGGCTCTCTGCACTCTTTTGAGCAG GTGAAGAACATCTACATCCACAGCGAGATGTTCTCCATCCAGAACGGTCTGCTGACGCCCACGCTAAAGGCCAAGCGGCCCGAGCTGCGGGAGTTCTTCAAAGAGAAGATCGAGCAGCTCTACAGCACCATCTCCATGTGA